A single window of Ananas comosus cultivar F153 linkage group 24, ASM154086v1, whole genome shotgun sequence DNA harbors:
- the LOC109728606 gene encoding transcription factor MYB80, translated as MGHHTCCNQQKVKRGLWSPEEDEKLIRYITTHGYGCWSEVPEKAGLQRCGKSCRLRWINYLRPDIRRGRFTEAEEKLIISLHEIVGNRWAHIASHLPGRTDNEIKNYWNSWIKKKLRKPTTPSSTSPPGAELVQPGFCTADHLNAVINQSLTPKSAPETMFLAHCPLFMFDTAMGNSRECSSATTARDDLVQEVAALTSEMWNPNPNHHNQELPSLLTFASSIESSYLPPLVDGMGNMVAMEEEEGDTNGEHFEKQGDLMSEWVESQHDYNPANLLIWDQVQGTMEGEGLPNAPSTMNALTSSFEQKFSETRLTEISKSEPLDNTQPCFDIRTECYPTAHTWVSQ; from the exons ATGGGACATCATACCTGTTGCAACCAacaaaaggttaagagaggtttGTGGTCTCCTGAGGAGGATGAGAAGCTCATTAGATACATCACCACCCATGGCTATGGATGTTGGAGTGAAGTCCCTGAGAAAGCAG GTCTTCAGAGATGCGGTAAGAGTTGTCGCCTACGATGGATCAACTATCTGAGACCCGATATACGGCGCGGAAGGTTCACCGAGGCAGAGGAGAAGTTGATCATTAGCCTTCATGAGATTGTTGGGAATAG ATGGGCCCATATTGCGAGTCACTTGCCCGGCCGAACAGACAATGAGATCAAGAATTACTGGAATTCGTGGATCAAGAAGAAGCTACGAAAGCCGACAACACCGTCATCGACAAGTCCTCCAGGTGCCGAGTTAGTTCAACCAGGCTTCTGTACCGCCGATCATCTCAACGCCGTTATCAACCAATCCCTAACACCGAAGTCGGCTCCAGAAACCATGTTCCTCGCCCATTGTCCGCTCTTCATGTTCGACACGGCCATGGGCAACAGCCGCGAGTGCAGCAGCGCTACCACCGCGAGGGACGACCTCGTCCAAGAAGTCGCGGCCCTGACATCCGAAATgtggaaccctaaccctaaccacCACAACCAAGAGCTTCCCTCTCTGCTCACCTTCGCAAGTTCTATCGAATCAAGCTATCTCCCTCCATTGGTCGACGGAATGGGGAACATGGTGGccatggaagaagaagaaggggacaCAAATGGGGAGCACTTTGAGAAGCAAGGAGATCTAATGAGTGAGTgggttgagtcacaacatgaCTATAACCCTGCAAACCTTCTCATTTGGGACCAAGTACAAGGAACCATGGAAGGAGAGGGTCTACCTAACGCGCCGTCAACGATGAATGCCCTTACGAGCTCATTCGAACAAAAGTTTAGTGAGACCCGCCTCACCGAGATATCCAAGTCTGAGCCATTAGACAACACTCAACCCTGCTTCGACATTCGGACAGAGTGCTATCCGACAGCTCATACCTGGGTGTCTCAGTGA
- the LOC109728558 gene encoding small nuclear ribonucleoprotein E-like: protein MASTKVQRIMTQPINLIFRFLQSKARIQIWLFEQKDLRIEGRIIGFDEYMNLVLDEADEINVKKKTKKPLGRILLKGDNITLMMSTGK, encoded by the exons ATGGCGTCCACCAAGGTCCAGAGGATTATGACCCAACCCATC AATCTCATATTCAGGTTTCTTCAAAGT AAAGCTCGTATCCAGATTTGGCTGTTCGAGCAGAAAGATTTGAGGATCGAAGGGAGGATCATT GGTTTTGATGAGTACATGAACTTGGTTCTGGATGAAGCCGATGAAATCAATGTCaagaagaagacaaaaaaaCCACTAG GGCGGATTCTCTTGAAAGGAGACAACATTACTTTGATGATGAGCAC GGGAAAATGA